The Pseudomonas moraviensis genome contains the following window.
CAGTGATGGTCAACGGTGACGCCGCCGGTTCGACGCTGTTCTATGGTGCCGGCGCTGGCATGGAGCCAACCGCTTCGTCGGTGATCGCCGATCTGGTCGACGTGGTTCGCGCGATGACTTCCGACCCGGAAAACCGCGTGCCGCACCTGGCCTTCCAGCCGGACTCGCTGTCGGCACATCCGATCCTGCCGATCGAAGCCTGCGAAAGCGCTTACTACCTGCGCATTCACGCCAAGGACCACCCGGGCGTACTGGCTCAGGTGGCGAGCATCCTGTCGGAGCGCGGCATCAATATCGAATCGATCATGCAGAAGGAAGTCGAAGAGCATGACGGCCTGGTGCCGATGATCCTGCTGACCCACCGCGTGGTCGAGCAACGTATCAACGATGCGATTACTGCGCTGGAAGCACTGGCTGGCGTCGACGGCCCGGTTGTACGGATCCGCGTCGAACACTTGAACTAAAAGCAGCGGCAGGCTTCGGGCGGCAAGCGGCAAGAGAGAAGCAGTCTGGCTTTTACTTGCAGCTTGCAGCTTGCAGCTTGCAGCTCAAACCGAAGGTTTGAAAAAAATGCGATATATCAGTACTCGCGGCCAGGCCCCGGCCCTGAATTTCGAAGAGGTCCTGCTGGCCGGTCTGGCGACCGATGGCGGTCTGTACGTCCCGGAAAACCTGCCACGTTTCACTCAGGAAGAGATCGCCTCCTGGGCCGGCCTGCCCTATCACGAACTGGCCTTCCGGGTGATGCGCCCGTTCGTTACCGGCAGTATCCCGGATGCCGATTTCAAGAAGATCCTCGAAGAAACCTACGGTGTGTTCGCCCACAGTGCCGTTGCGCCACTGCGTCAGTTGAACGGCAACGAGTGGGTGCTGGAGCTGTTCCACGGTCCGACCCTGGCGTTCAAGGACTTCGCCCTGCAACTGCTGGGGCGTCTGCTCGATTACGTGCTGGAAAAGCGCGGCGAGCGCGTGGTGATCGTCGGTGCCACTTCCGGTGACACCGGTTCGGCGGCCATCGAAGGCTGTAAGCACTGCGAGAACGTCGACATCTTCATCCTGCACCCGCACCAGCGCGTATCTGAGGTGCAGCGTCGGCAGATGACGACGATCTTCGGCGAGAACATCCACAACATCGCCATCGAAGGCAACTTCGATGACTGCCAGGAAATGGTCAAGAACAGCTTCGCCGACCAGAGCTTCCTCAAAGGCACGCGTCTGGTGGCGGTGAACTCGATCAACTGGGCGCGGATCATGGCCCAGATCGTTTACTACTTCCATGCGGCCCTGCAGTTGGGCGGTCCGGCGCGTTCGGTGTCGTTCTCGGTACCCACCGGCAACTTCGGCGACATCTTCGCCGGTTACCTGGCACGCAACATGGGCCTGCCGATCAACCAGTTGATCGTCGCAACCAACCGCAACGACATCCTGCACCGCTTCATGAGCGGCAACCAGTACGTCAAGGAAACGCTGCACGCGACCTTGTCGCCGTCGATGGACATCATGGTTTCGTCCAACTTTGAACGCCTGCTGTTCGACCTGCATGGTCGCAACGGTGCGGCAATCGCCGGCCTGATGGGCTCGTTCAAAAAGGACGGCAGTTTCAGCGTCGAACAAGAGCGCTGGACCGAAGCGCGCAAACTGTTCGATTCGCTGGCGGTGGATGACGCCCAGACCTGTGAAACCATCGCCGAAGTCTACGAGCAGACCGGTGAAGTCCTCGATCCGCACACCGCCATCGGCGTCAAAGCCGCGCGCGAGTGCCGTCGCAGTCTGGACATCCCGATGGTGATTCTGGGCACTGCCCATCCGGTCAAGTTTCCCGAGGCAGTGGAGAAAGCGGGTGTAGGAAAAGCGCTCGAACTACCTGCACATCTTTCTGATTTGTTTGAGCGAAACGAGCGCTGCACGGTTCTGCCGAACGACCTGAAAGCCGTGCAAGCCTTTGTCAGCCAGCATGGCAACCGCGGCAAGCCACTCTAAGCCTGAAAAAGCTGTCACATTTTGAAGCCCGTCTCCTGACGGGCTTTTTTGTTTCTGCTGCCACACTGCTCGGGTTTTCACCCACGAAGGACGGGTGAGTCGATCACGAAGGAAATGGCAATGCTGTTTTACAGAGGTTTGAAACCGGCACTGGGCTGGTTGTTTTTGTCGGCGGTGCTGGGGTGGATGCACAGCGCCATGGCAGCGCAAATGGTACTTGATCAGGCGAATGCGCCCGTCAATGTGCAGCCTGTCGAACTGGACGCACGCGAACGTCAATGGATTCGCGAAAACCCGAAGGTGACAGTGGCATCAGTGCAATACCCGCTGTATCTGTTTCAGGACGAGCACGGGCAGTGGAACGGTCTGAACAACGATGTGCTCAAGCGTGTCACCGCGATGACCGGGCTGCAATTCGAGCACCAGGAATCCTTTTCCACCGACCACATGCTCGAACGCCTGCAAAGCGGGGTTGCGGACATCAGTACGACCCTGGCCATGAGCGATGATCGCAAGCTGTTCCTTGATTTCAGCCACGCTTTCGGTGGTGCGGGCTGGGTTTTTGTCGGCCATGCGGATGCGCCAGTGGTGGACTCTTTCGAGCAACTGGCGAAGCGCGTGTTGGTGCTACCTGCCCGGCACGCACTGGAAGATGTGATTCGGCGTGATTTCCCTTCGATTGAAATACGCTCAGTGAAAACCTACGCCGAAGCCCGGGCGCTGGTTGAAAGTGGTGAAGCCTACGCCACGATCGAAAACGAAATCGGCGCGCAGCTCTATCCGCTGGGCATGCTCAAAGTCGGTGGCTTGGTGGAGGGCAAGTGGGAAGCCGATCACCTGGCTGTACGAAAAGGCATGCCCGAGCTGCTGAGTATTCTCAACAAGGCACTGGAAGCTTTCCCGGCCGCTGAGTTGCGAGCGATCCGGCTTAAGTGGCTCGAAGGCATTTCACCGGCGCCCGTGCCATCGATCTGGCAGCAGTTGGTTGAATGGGGATGCTGGGCGATGGGGGTGATCGGTGTTTTCGGGATACTGTCGCTGGTGTGGAACAGGCGTCTGGCGGCGGTGATCAAGTTGCGCTGTGAGGCGGAGAAGGAGTTGGGTGATCAGTTGGCGTTTCAACATGCCCTGATCGATTCCATGCCGGATCCGGTGTTCGTGCGCGATCTCCAGGGGCGTCTGATCATCTGCAACCGCAGTTATGAAGAGGCGCTGTCGGTGCGCCTGGACCAGATGCAGGGGCGGTTGTTGATCGAGGTCGATGCGTTTCCCGAAACGACCGCGCGGATGCTGCACGATGAGTTCATCGCGCAGTTGCAGACTCGCAAGTCGCGCTTCAGCAAGCGCGAGCTGCTATTCAATGGCGGCCCACGTGAGGTCTATCAGTGGACGGTGCCGTTTTACAGCGGTGACGGCAAATTGCGCGGCTTGTTGGGTGGCTGGACCGACATCACTCAACGCCGGACTGAGAGCGGCTGCCGATGTCTGCATTGAAGAAGGGAAATGTCCTGCAAGACGCGACTACTTTTCTGATGGGAGGCTTAAGACGCCTAGCCTAGAGTGGACGACAACTGCGGTGAGAGTCCGCGATGATCGCTCCAGAGGTCGCCCATGCGCTCGCTTAAAGTCCTGATTCTTGAACCCAATCCGTTCCAGCTGATGGCATTGCATCAAATGCTCAATGCCATCGGCATCTACGACGTCCTGACCGCGCCCTCGTTAGCGTCAGCCTTGTGTTCCCTAGGGCACCGCGGTGCGGTCGATATCGCCATTTGCGATCCGCAACTCAAGGGTGGGGATGGCCTGGCCCTGATCCACCATCTGGCCGCGCACCATGAGGCACGGGCGCTGATTCTGCTGGGCTCGGTCGCGCAGAGCCTGTTGACTGACCTGGAACCGGTGCTTCGCCAGCAACGCCTGCGCCTGCTGGGGCGTCTGCAAACGCCGGTCTCGGCAGTGTTGATGAGGGGCCTGCTGGACAGTTATCTGATCTCGCCGCCGGAACTCATCGAGGCCTGAAGGGGACGGTTATTTTTCTGTCATCTTCGCCGTGCATGCTCTGTCAGACGCAGCCCCCACGAGATTGGGGCGTGAGAGGCAGAACTTTCTTCTCGGGCCGGTGGTCATTTAATGTGAACACGCCCCAAGCACTGTGTTTTCGGACTATTGAGTGGAGATCGAGATGGAAAGTATCAGTCTATTGCTCGGTGAGGCTCTGAGCCCGTATCAGGTGACGCTGACCCCTCGCGGCAGCCATGGTGAATGTCTGGTGACGCTGAAGAACAGCAGCGGCGCCATTGTGGTGGAACGCGAATTCAATCAGGCCCAGTTGAGCGACAAGCGCTTGCTGACAGATGTGGTGGACGGCCTGCACCGCGACGTGATGATCGCCGAAGGACGGCTGGAACCCTGCGTCATCGCGGCGTTGCGCAATGCGGCACTGGACAAGCGTCCGGCCCTGTAAAGATGAAATATTTTTTGTGGGAACCTTCCTGCATCCCTGTCAGTCAGACCCCATAACAGCAGGATCAAGCATTGTGCTCCGGTGCTTGTCGCTTGCTGCTACGGGTCTCGAAGCAGACCACGTTTAACCCCGAGTCGTCTCCCCACTTCTCGGGGTTTCTTTTTGCCTGGCGTTTGCTCACTGCGCATTGGGTTGCTCGAAAACCAGAATGCTCAGCGGTGCTTAAATGGCTCCGTCTTCACGCAACCTGGCGATCTGCGCCGCGTCGTAGCCCAGTTCGCCAAGCACCTGCG
Protein-coding sequences here:
- a CDS encoding response regulator gives rise to the protein MRSLKVLILEPNPFQLMALHQMLNAIGIYDVLTAPSLASALCSLGHRGAVDIAICDPQLKGGDGLALIHHLAAHHEARALILLGSVAQSLLTDLEPVLRQQRLRLLGRLQTPVSAVLMRGLLDSYLISPPELIEA
- a CDS encoding DUF3509 domain-containing protein; translation: MESISLLLGEALSPYQVTLTPRGSHGECLVTLKNSSGAIVVEREFNQAQLSDKRLLTDVVDGLHRDVMIAEGRLEPCVIAALRNAALDKRPAL
- a CDS encoding transporter substrate-binding domain-containing protein, which translates into the protein MLFYRGLKPALGWLFLSAVLGWMHSAMAAQMVLDQANAPVNVQPVELDARERQWIRENPKVTVASVQYPLYLFQDEHGQWNGLNNDVLKRVTAMTGLQFEHQESFSTDHMLERLQSGVADISTTLAMSDDRKLFLDFSHAFGGAGWVFVGHADAPVVDSFEQLAKRVLVLPARHALEDVIRRDFPSIEIRSVKTYAEARALVESGEAYATIENEIGAQLYPLGMLKVGGLVEGKWEADHLAVRKGMPELLSILNKALEAFPAAELRAIRLKWLEGISPAPVPSIWQQLVEWGCWAMGVIGVFGILSLVWNRRLAAVIKLRCEAEKELGDQLAFQHALIDSMPDPVFVRDLQGRLIICNRSYEEALSVRLDQMQGRLLIEVDAFPETTARMLHDEFIAQLQTRKSRFSKRELLFNGGPREVYQWTVPFYSGDGKLRGLLGGWTDITQRRTESGCRCLH
- the thrC gene encoding threonine synthase, yielding MRYISTRGQAPALNFEEVLLAGLATDGGLYVPENLPRFTQEEIASWAGLPYHELAFRVMRPFVTGSIPDADFKKILEETYGVFAHSAVAPLRQLNGNEWVLELFHGPTLAFKDFALQLLGRLLDYVLEKRGERVVIVGATSGDTGSAAIEGCKHCENVDIFILHPHQRVSEVQRRQMTTIFGENIHNIAIEGNFDDCQEMVKNSFADQSFLKGTRLVAVNSINWARIMAQIVYYFHAALQLGGPARSVSFSVPTGNFGDIFAGYLARNMGLPINQLIVATNRNDILHRFMSGNQYVKETLHATLSPSMDIMVSSNFERLLFDLHGRNGAAIAGLMGSFKKDGSFSVEQERWTEARKLFDSLAVDDAQTCETIAEVYEQTGEVLDPHTAIGVKAARECRRSLDIPMVILGTAHPVKFPEAVEKAGVGKALELPAHLSDLFERNERCTVLPNDLKAVQAFVSQHGNRGKPL